In the genome of Pantanalinema sp., one region contains:
- the mgtA gene encoding magnesium-translocating P-type ATPase yields the protein MSTPFWLQPLPDLLGSLGADPDGLTAQEARARLDRQGRERPARGAAKGALAQFLGFFANPLVLILLFAAAVSAAFGEGLNAEIIVTIVVASVLVDFTQSYRSQRAAEALRRQVGIRVEVLRSGQRQMVPAGEVVPGDVFYLSAGNMVVADSRLLEARDLFVDQAPLTGESLPVEKRALELHGEALGLDEAENSVFAGTSVVSGTARAIAVRTGHQSAFGAIASSLSAQAPPTEFERGLAGFSAMILRVVIALVLFVFLVLALFKRQPTEALMFAIALAVGLTPEFLPMIITVTLARGAMRMAGKRVIVKQLQAIENFGSIDVLCSDKTGTLTEGSLMLTESVDPTGGEAPGVLAAAVLNSTHETGIRSPLDDAILRAPHPTPIPCRKIDEIPFDFHRRRVSVVLEREGRPVLIAKGAPEAIVEVCASYRLDGQDQPLDPQARARALDTFRGLSERGLRVLAIAERWVPPQAVYRVEDERELCLLGFVAFHDPPRADAQEALRALSADGIRVVILTGDNEWVTRHVCEAVGLDGKRLMLGRDLDRVRDAALPRLVERVSVFARVTPEQKMRVLRALKVHGHVVGYLGDGINDAPCLRDADVGISVDSAVDVARAAAGIILLERSLSVLHQGVLEGRRSFANVIKYILMAVSSNFGNMFSMAGAALLLPFLPMLPMQILLNNLLYAVSQLAIPVDRVEAEAMLKPRRWDIRYIQRFMLVLGPISSIFDFLTFGLLLWGFRATVPLFHTAWFVESLLTQTLVVFVIRTRGSPFRHPAGLGLRASVLSVCAIALILPYSPFARALGFTPLPAALVLALMLVTLAYLGLAEFAKRWFYRRG from the coding sequence ATGAGCACGCCCTTCTGGCTGCAGCCTTTGCCGGACCTTCTCGGCTCGCTCGGGGCCGATCCCGACGGCCTCACAGCCCAGGAGGCGAGGGCCCGCCTGGATCGCCAGGGGCGCGAGCGGCCCGCGCGAGGCGCCGCCAAGGGCGCCCTGGCCCAGTTCCTGGGCTTCTTCGCCAACCCCCTGGTCCTGATCCTGCTGTTCGCGGCCGCCGTCTCCGCGGCCTTCGGCGAGGGGCTCAACGCCGAGATCATCGTGACGATCGTGGTCGCGAGCGTGCTGGTGGACTTCACCCAGTCCTACCGCTCGCAGCGCGCGGCCGAGGCCCTGCGCAGGCAGGTCGGGATCCGCGTCGAGGTGCTGCGATCCGGCCAGCGCCAGATGGTGCCGGCCGGCGAGGTCGTGCCCGGAGACGTCTTCTACCTCTCGGCCGGCAACATGGTCGTCGCGGATTCGCGGCTCCTGGAGGCCAGGGACCTCTTCGTCGATCAGGCGCCCCTGACCGGCGAGTCCCTGCCCGTCGAGAAGCGGGCCCTGGAGCTTCACGGCGAGGCCCTGGGCCTGGACGAGGCCGAGAATTCGGTGTTCGCGGGGACTTCGGTCGTCAGCGGCACCGCCAGGGCGATCGCCGTCAGGACGGGCCACCAGAGCGCCTTCGGCGCCATCGCTTCGAGCCTCTCCGCCCAGGCGCCGCCGACCGAGTTCGAGCGGGGGCTCGCGGGCTTTTCCGCGATGATCCTCAGGGTCGTGATCGCCCTGGTGCTCTTCGTCTTCCTCGTGCTCGCCCTCTTCAAGCGACAGCCGACCGAGGCCCTCATGTTCGCGATCGCCCTCGCGGTCGGCCTCACCCCCGAGTTCCTGCCCATGATCATCACGGTCACGCTCGCCCGCGGGGCCATGCGGATGGCCGGGAAGCGGGTCATCGTCAAGCAGCTCCAGGCCATCGAGAACTTCGGCAGCATCGACGTGCTCTGCAGCGACAAGACCGGCACCCTGACCGAGGGCTCGCTCATGCTGACCGAGAGCGTCGACCCGACAGGAGGCGAGGCGCCGGGGGTCCTGGCCGCGGCGGTGCTGAACAGCACCCACGAGACGGGGATCCGCAGCCCCCTGGACGACGCGATCCTCCGCGCGCCGCACCCAACCCCCATCCCCTGCCGCAAGATCGACGAGATCCCCTTCGACTTCCACCGGCGCCGGGTGTCGGTGGTGCTGGAGCGAGAGGGACGCCCCGTCCTGATCGCCAAGGGGGCCCCCGAGGCCATCGTCGAGGTCTGCGCCTCCTATCGCCTGGACGGCCAGGATCAGCCCCTGGATCCTCAGGCGCGGGCCCGGGCGCTCGACACCTTCCGCGGGCTCAGCGAGCGGGGCCTGCGCGTGCTTGCGATCGCCGAGCGATGGGTGCCGCCTCAGGCCGTCTACCGGGTCGAGGACGAGCGCGAGCTATGCCTGCTCGGCTTCGTGGCCTTCCACGATCCGCCGCGCGCGGACGCGCAGGAGGCCCTGCGCGCGCTTTCGGCGGACGGGATCCGGGTGGTGATCCTCACCGGGGACAACGAGTGGGTGACCCGGCACGTCTGCGAGGCCGTCGGCCTGGACGGAAAGCGCCTCATGCTCGGCCGGGACCTCGACCGGGTCCGGGACGCCGCCCTGCCCCGCCTGGTCGAGCGGGTGAGCGTCTTCGCGCGGGTGACCCCCGAGCAGAAGATGCGGGTCCTGCGCGCCCTGAAGGTCCACGGCCACGTGGTGGGCTATCTCGGCGACGGGATCAACGACGCGCCCTGCCTGCGCGACGCGGACGTGGGCATCTCGGTCGACTCGGCGGTGGACGTGGCCAGGGCCGCCGCGGGGATCATCCTGCTGGAGCGCAGCCTCTCGGTGCTGCACCAGGGGGTGCTGGAGGGGCGGCGCAGCTTCGCCAACGTCATCAAGTACATCCTGATGGCCGTCAGCTCCAACTTCGGCAACATGTTCAGCATGGCCGGCGCGGCGCTGCTCTTGCCCTTCCTGCCGATGCTGCCCATGCAGATCCTGCTGAACAACTTGCTGTACGCCGTCTCCCAGCTCGCCATCCCGGTGGATCGAGTGGAGGCCGAGGCCATGCTCAAGCCCCGCCGCTGGGACATCCGCTACATCCAGCGCTTCATGCTCGTGCTGGGGCCCATCAGCTCGATCTTCGACTTCCTGACCTTCGGGCTCTTGCTCTGGGGCTTCAGGGCCACGGTGCCGCTCTTCCACACCGCCTGGTTCGTCGAGTCCCTGCTGACCCAGACCCTGGTGGTCTTCGTCATCCGCACCCGCGGGTCCCCCTTCCGGCATCCGGCAGGCCTGGGGCTGCGCGCGAGCGTGCTTTCGGTCTGCGCGATCGCCCTGATCCTGCCCTACTCCCCCTTTGCCCGGGCGCTCGGCTTCACGCCCCTGCCGGCGGCGCTCGTGCTCGCCCTCATGCTCGTCACGCTGGCCTACCTGGGGCTCGCCGAGTTCGCCAAGCGTTGGTTCTACCGGCGGGGCTAG